Genomic segment of Syntrophorhabdaceae bacterium:
TATATGTGCTGGGGTACCCGGTATACCGTTCGTCCATCGGCCCGGCGAGAACAACGGTTGGAACGGAGAGCGCCGCGGAGATGTGGCGCGGGCCGGTGTCGTTGCTCACCACGAAGGCCGCCCGTGACAGGCACACCTTCATGTCCCGTATGTTCATGGACTTGATCGCGGCGCGGTCTTTGGCGTGTATCCCTTCGTGGACCTTGCGGGCGAGATCGTCCTCGTTCCTGCCGGGAAGCATGTAAACGTTCATGCCGTACTTTTCGATGATCTCGTCCGCCAGCTCGGAAAAATACGCGGCGGGCCAGCATTTCGAAGGGCCGTATTGCGCACCCACTATCATGACGCCATAGGGCCTTGTCGTGTCGGAGAACTCCTTGTCGAACTTTGTTTCTTCATCGGCCGACACGGCAAGAATGGGCGCTTCAATAGACCTCGGCACTCCCAGGGTGTCCGCGATCCTGAGGTAGTGTTCGACGGTGGATTCAAGCCGTTCCTCTTCTTTCACCTTTATATTCAACATGAAGCCCCTCTTGTTCCGGGGATACCCTATGACGTCGCGCACCCTGAGATTGAAGAAGAAGAGTGCCGATCTGAACGAATGGGGAAGGGCAATGGCCCGGGCGAAGTTCACCCTGTTGAGTTTGTTTGTGGTCTCGAAAAAGAGGGTCAGGCCCTTTCCTTGAATGGTGACGAAACGATCAAAGAGTCCGAGGCCATTGTAAAGGTGTATCGCGCTCTCCTTGCCCATGGCCCATATCTCGTCTTGCGAATGCTGCCTGAGCGCATGGAGAAAGGGAACGGCCATCACCATGTCGCCCAGCCAGTTAGGCAGATATACTATCGTCTTTCCAGTCACTTCGTACGCCCATAAAAGGATTGTATCTCACAGTATAATGGAGTCCTCCCGATTTTTCCATTTCTTCGTTGAGTTCCTCCACTCTGCCGGGGATGCTCTCTTTCTTTTCGCGCCAGGTCTTCTCGTCCATGGCCTCGATCTCTTCGGCGAGGCGCCTGAAGCCTTCGGTATGTTCGAGGTTGGAGCGCGCGTTGACGAAGGCGCAGAGGACGGACTTGACCTTGTCGCAATAAAGGTCCACATCGGGCCCGAGCCTCATGCAGGTCTCGTCGGTGAAGTTGTCGAGTCTTTCCATCTCGTCGAGGTCGATCTGTCCCGAAGACCGGGCAATGGTGTACGCCTTTGTCCCTACAAAGGGGAAAAAGAGGGACCAGCGGAAGCGGCCGGGTTTGATGACGGCGAGAAGGTCTACGGTCTCCCTGATGTCCCCGATGGTCTCATAGGGAAG
This window contains:
- a CDS encoding radical SAM protein; protein product: CNAHARIFDEETARLLSGAGCRIVKFGLESGSDRIRRKVLSRYMTNKHIEDAFAIAHKHGLHTSAFVMFGLPYETIGDIRETVDLLAVIKPGRFRWSLFFPFVGTKAYTIARSSGQIDLDEMERLDNFTDETCMRLGPDVDLYCDKVKSVLCAFVNARSNLEHTEGFRRLAEEIEAMDEKTWREKKESIPGRVEELNEEMEKSGGLHYTVRYNPFMGVRSDWKDDSISA
- the waaF gene encoding lipopolysaccharide heptosyltransferase II, which codes for MTGKTIVYLPNWLGDMVMAVPFLHALRQHSQDEIWAMGKESAIHLYNGLGLFDRFVTIQGKGLTLFFETTNKLNRVNFARAIALPHSFRSALFFFNLRVRDVIGYPRNKRGFMLNIKVKEEERLESTVEHYLRIADTLGVPRSIEAPILAVSADEETKFDKEFSDTTRPYGVMIVGAQYGPSKCWPAAYFSELADEIIEKYGMNVYMLPGRNEDDLARKVHEGIHAKDRAAIKSMNIRDMKVCLSRAAFVVSNDTGPRHISAALSVPTVVLAGPMDERYTGYPSTYTRVVSKSMDCRPCNKKKCDGDHGCMTGIKPQEIAEIVGEILEKSV